Proteins from a genomic interval of Diaminobutyricimonas aerilata:
- a CDS encoding DUF7507 domain-containing protein, producing MGLAIATVIATAALTLAGGLPAQAVGPAELSIEITPVNPTTGEVITETAFNQHNDRLAYRIGYSCSVAECTDAVVTLPAVATDPTYGQFRLHHYETWTPPAGGGATITNSETAGITVNLGTLPAGTSATFQVQYIRYTGGSAPNPLEAAYFPPGYQIERSATISSPNATADATAVASPVTWNIQIPTPAIGKVGLTATTRPDTDYTYRIAMSDGCFVNQGAARWLATGPYLCAENFTVVDTLPDQAEFVSATGGGVYDPETHTVTWTGSGPRAAGGWGVALYTGWSTGNGYANRFVTVRFPADAFPEAAGGADFIAPVTNDIEATVTYLDDAQTTKTVTASSENQVIRAAPFGRANQTKDTTSDQIIGGQRFVNVPPDTTGLVCPESGRDDWGTTCTPGGAVATYPTQLEYWQVDTYNRGNVPGVAVITDDDLGDSALRVYQINTSAAATIAVTLSDGTPARATGTQYVAPAGLRIIAATVTSGPIAGPNLLPSQNAGTLFRTLYRYEVPVGAPTDVAWTNTATATMSYPEYPEIADIPMEATATANFRDWPTVTVPVTPPTFGAGFASAPVVEGGGQVVPGGRVTFGVRGGTANIPADRDVSPQYVFIAPVGWAVVPNSASFPAGSVPPGVAYTYKDVTIAGVTRQAVIASWPTGTTFGKNVTWPTMNVVASPTSAVAAGTNSVATAWAGDSRNAYEPDTTTWNVKVVDTTDVDGDGNSTEAFAAGNSAAVLVSGTSRLDTVKEICVLDEDGACEWVSNPDIVAGVDPDATDITYRITFSNGSNQTLSNVVGYDVLPYVGDPRGSTFGETLNEVTSVSPNLELSYSASTNPCRPEVLSTNPGCETGWTGSADGARSIRAALTGTLAPGASASFTFTASVVPGAAADAVACNSVASDSASTLPAEPRPVCATTQEADLAVTVPSRLPLQAERPGVVPFTVANLGPSANAPATVEIDVPAGIRITSLDPDGWVCAADEVEPDGSVLGPVTLSCEPVTAEGTARMLAIDEPNALDLPAVIPSDELVGEGACFAAAVSGLMSDPVEENDTAEACFDVVQGDTLVGLTKDDGLGSVAMGEEFTYTIDVANLLVGEGLSDIVITDELPPTLAFVSASAGGSIEGQGDADADGLRAGGTVTWNLASLAASGQPDADGDVAAGAAGSTQQLTVTVRVVQAAEAVGEIANTATVTTIDPALPEVVLTATDDDVDELIRTAGLTLVKTADPVTVDSVGDVITYSFLATNSGDVTLSAVGVTETAFTGTGIAPAVTCPSEAATLAPAASVTCTATYTVTQADLDAGIVTNTATAAATAPAGVEGPVSNASTATVTAQALPALTLVKSAGDAVIDSAGDTVSYLFLVTNTGNVTLSDVAIDETAFTGTGADVVAECADGVLAPGASVICTASYEVTQPDVNAGRIDNTAVAVATTPTDAPVSSEASSASLVIGAAPALSVVKSATPTDLVVDQEVTYSFVVTNTGNVTLDDVAIDEVEFTGSGALSDVVCAAGAGALDPGDQVICSATYTITQADVDAGTLSNTATATAVAPGGPLTSEPSSVQLPFVQEPGVSVVKSADVDGYAAAGDAVEYRFRVTNTGNVSLADAEVIEQDFSGTGDLSAVDCATGSLLPGQFVDCTADYEVTQADVDAGELTNSATATGVAPGSADPIESELSELVLPFTGELALTLTKAGTPVDVDGDGRTTAADRIQWSFTVTNPSAATLSDVTVVDPMAGEIVCDATVLAPGDSVDCAAVEEYQITAQQAAAGQVLNVASAFAVGVGNVEVAAAEAEAVVEVVTVPPAAAGPGTGGLVSTGVEVRLTLLLGLLALLAGIGLYVAQRRRTRQA from the coding sequence ATGGGATTGGCGATCGCGACGGTCATCGCCACCGCTGCACTCACTCTGGCCGGGGGTCTTCCCGCGCAAGCGGTCGGTCCCGCTGAGTTGTCGATCGAGATCACGCCGGTCAACCCGACCACAGGCGAGGTCATCACCGAGACGGCGTTCAACCAGCACAACGACCGGCTCGCCTACCGCATCGGATATTCGTGTTCCGTCGCCGAGTGCACCGACGCCGTCGTCACGCTGCCCGCGGTTGCGACCGACCCCACCTACGGTCAGTTCCGCCTGCACCACTACGAGACGTGGACGCCGCCGGCCGGTGGTGGCGCGACCATCACCAACAGCGAGACCGCTGGCATCACCGTGAACCTCGGCACTCTGCCCGCGGGCACGTCGGCAACATTCCAGGTGCAGTACATCCGGTACACCGGTGGAAGCGCCCCGAACCCGCTGGAGGCGGCGTACTTCCCGCCCGGGTATCAGATCGAGCGGTCCGCCACCATCTCGTCGCCCAACGCGACCGCGGATGCGACGGCCGTAGCGTCGCCCGTGACCTGGAACATCCAGATCCCCACGCCGGCCATCGGCAAGGTGGGTCTCACGGCCACGACGCGGCCCGACACCGACTACACCTACCGGATCGCGATGTCGGACGGGTGCTTCGTCAACCAGGGCGCTGCGCGCTGGCTCGCTACAGGTCCCTATCTCTGCGCCGAGAACTTCACCGTCGTCGACACCCTGCCCGACCAGGCGGAGTTCGTCTCCGCGACCGGGGGCGGCGTCTACGATCCTGAGACGCACACGGTCACGTGGACGGGTTCCGGTCCCCGTGCCGCCGGCGGCTGGGGCGTCGCGCTCTACACCGGCTGGTCGACGGGCAACGGCTACGCCAACCGCTTCGTCACCGTGCGTTTCCCCGCCGACGCCTTCCCCGAGGCCGCCGGTGGAGCCGACTTCATCGCCCCGGTGACGAACGACATCGAAGCGACCGTCACCTACCTCGATGACGCCCAGACCACGAAGACGGTTACGGCGTCGTCGGAGAACCAGGTCATCCGCGCCGCTCCGTTCGGGCGAGCAAACCAGACGAAGGACACCACGAGCGACCAGATCATCGGTGGTCAGCGTTTCGTCAACGTGCCGCCCGACACGACGGGCCTGGTGTGCCCCGAATCCGGTCGCGACGACTGGGGTACCACCTGCACGCCGGGGGGAGCGGTGGCGACCTACCCGACCCAGCTCGAGTACTGGCAGGTCGACACCTACAACCGCGGCAACGTTCCCGGTGTGGCGGTCATCACCGACGACGACCTCGGCGACTCGGCACTCCGCGTCTACCAGATCAACACCAGCGCCGCCGCCACGATCGCCGTGACCCTCTCGGACGGCACCCCTGCGAGGGCGACGGGTACCCAGTACGTGGCACCGGCCGGCCTGCGCATCATCGCCGCCACGGTGACATCCGGGCCGATCGCCGGCCCGAACCTCCTTCCCAGCCAGAACGCGGGAACGCTGTTCCGCACGCTCTACCGGTACGAGGTCCCTGTGGGGGCTCCGACAGACGTCGCGTGGACGAACACGGCGACGGCGACCATGAGCTACCCGGAGTACCCGGAGATCGCCGACATACCGATGGAAGCGACCGCCACGGCCAACTTCCGCGACTGGCCCACGGTGACGGTGCCGGTGACGCCTCCCACCTTCGGTGCCGGCTTCGCCAGCGCTCCAGTGGTCGAGGGCGGTGGCCAGGTCGTGCCCGGTGGTCGTGTGACGTTCGGGGTGCGCGGCGGGACGGCGAACATCCCGGCCGACCGCGACGTCTCGCCGCAGTACGTCTTCATCGCCCCCGTGGGGTGGGCGGTCGTGCCCAACTCGGCGTCGTTCCCGGCCGGCTCCGTGCCGCCCGGTGTCGCCTACACCTATAAGGACGTGACGATCGCCGGCGTCACCCGCCAAGCCGTCATCGCCTCGTGGCCGACGGGCACGACATTCGGCAAGAACGTCACCTGGCCGACGATGAACGTCGTGGCCAGCCCGACGTCCGCAGTGGCCGCTGGCACCAACAGCGTCGCCACGGCATGGGCGGGGGACTCGCGCAACGCCTACGAACCGGACACCACCACCTGGAACGTCAAGGTCGTCGACACGACCGACGTCGACGGCGACGGCAACTCGACCGAGGCGTTCGCCGCGGGCAACAGTGCTGCCGTCCTCGTGAGCGGGACCTCGCGGCTCGACACCGTCAAGGAGATCTGCGTCCTCGATGAGGACGGTGCCTGCGAGTGGGTCTCGAACCCCGACATCGTCGCGGGCGTCGACCCCGACGCGACCGACATCACCTACCGCATCACGTTCAGCAACGGCAGCAACCAGACGCTGTCGAACGTGGTCGGCTACGACGTGCTGCCCTACGTGGGGGACCCGCGCGGGAGCACCTTCGGCGAGACGCTGAACGAGGTTACCTCGGTGTCGCCGAACCTGGAGCTCAGCTACTCCGCGTCGACGAACCCCTGCCGTCCGGAGGTCCTGTCGACCAACCCGGGATGTGAGACGGGCTGGACCGGTTCGGCGGATGGCGCGCGTTCCATCCGCGCTGCTCTCACCGGCACGCTCGCCCCCGGTGCTTCGGCGAGCTTCACCTTCACCGCCAGTGTCGTGCCGGGCGCGGCGGCGGACGCCGTGGCGTGCAACTCGGTCGCGAGCGACAGTGCGAGCACGCTCCCGGCCGAGCCGCGGCCGGTCTGCGCCACCACACAGGAGGCCGACCTCGCGGTCACGGTGCCGAGCCGCCTGCCCCTGCAGGCCGAGCGCCCAGGTGTGGTGCCGTTCACGGTGGCCAATCTCGGGCCGTCGGCGAACGCGCCCGCCACCGTCGAGATCGACGTTCCCGCGGGCATCCGCATCACGAGCCTCGACCCCGACGGTTGGGTCTGCGCCGCTGATGAGGTCGAGCCTGACGGCTCGGTGCTCGGGCCGGTGACGCTCTCGTGCGAGCCGGTGACGGCGGAGGGCACGGCGCGCATGCTCGCGATCGACGAGCCCAACGCGCTCGACCTGCCCGCGGTGATCCCGAGCGACGAGCTCGTCGGCGAGGGCGCGTGCTTCGCAGCCGCCGTGTCGGGTCTCATGTCCGACCCGGTCGAGGAGAACGACACCGCCGAGGCATGCTTCGACGTGGTGCAGGGTGACACGCTCGTCGGGCTCACGAAGGATGACGGACTCGGCAGCGTCGCGATGGGTGAGGAGTTCACCTACACGATCGACGTGGCGAACCTGCTCGTCGGCGAAGGGCTCAGCGACATCGTCATCACCGACGAGCTGCCGCCGACCCTCGCGTTCGTCTCCGCCAGTGCCGGAGGCTCCATCGAGGGTCAGGGTGATGCGGATGCCGATGGCCTCCGCGCCGGTGGCACGGTCACCTGGAACCTCGCTTCGCTCGCCGCCTCCGGTCAGCCGGATGCCGACGGTGACGTCGCCGCGGGGGCCGCCGGCTCCACGCAGCAGCTGACCGTGACGGTGCGCGTCGTACAGGCGGCGGAAGCCGTCGGCGAGATCGCCAACACGGCGACGGTGACGACGATCGACCCGGCCCTTCCCGAAGTCGTCCTCACGGCGACCGACGACGACGTGGACGAGCTGATCCGCACCGCTGGTCTCACGCTCGTGAAGACGGCGGACCCGGTTACGGTCGACTCGGTCGGGGACGTGATCACGTACTCCTTCCTCGCGACGAACTCGGGCGACGTGACCCTCAGCGCGGTCGGCGTCACCGAGACGGCATTCACGGGCACAGGCATCGCTCCGGCGGTCACCTGTCCGAGCGAGGCGGCCACGCTCGCGCCCGCTGCGAGCGTGACGTGCACGGCGACCTACACGGTGACGCAGGCGGACCTCGACGCAGGAATCGTGACGAACACCGCGACCGCCGCCGCTACCGCTCCCGCCGGTGTCGAAGGGCCCGTGTCGAACGCTTCGACCGCGACGGTCACGGCGCAGGCGCTTCCGGCGCTCACGCTCGTGAAGTCGGCGGGCGACGCGGTGATCGACTCGGCTGGTGACACGGTGTCGTACTTGTTCCTCGTGACCAACACCGGCAACGTCACGCTGTCGGATGTCGCGATCGACGAGACGGCGTTCACCGGTACCGGTGCTGACGTGGTGGCCGAATGCGCCGACGGGGTACTCGCACCCGGCGCGTCCGTGATCTGCACCGCGTCGTACGAGGTGACGCAGCCCGACGTCAACGCGGGACGGATCGACAACACGGCCGTCGCCGTCGCGACGACGCCGACGGATGCGCCGGTGTCGAGCGAGGCCTCGAGCGCGTCCCTCGTGATCGGTGCGGCGCCAGCGCTGTCGGTGGTGAAGTCGGCGACGCCGACGGACCTCGTGGTCGATCAGGAGGTCACCTACTCCTTCGTCGTGACCAACACCGGCAACGTGACGCTGGACGACGTCGCGATCGACGAGGTCGAGTTCACCGGTTCCGGCGCGCTGTCGGATGTGGTGTGTGCCGCCGGCGCGGGCGCGCTCGACCCCGGTGACCAGGTGATCTGCTCGGCGACGTACACGATCACGCAGGCCGATGTGGATGCGGGCACGCTGTCGAACACAGCGACGGCGACCGCCGTCGCGCCCGGCGGTCCGCTCACGTCGGAGCCGTCGAGTGTGCAGTTGCCGTTCGTGCAGGAGCCGGGTGTCTCGGTGGTGAAGTCGGCGGACGTCGACGGGTACGCCGCGGCGGGGGATGCGGTCGAGTACCGGTTCCGGGTGACCAACACCGGCAACGTGTCGCTCGCGGATGCGGAGGTGATCGAGCAGGACTTCTCCGGCACCGGTGACCTCTCCGCCGTGGATTGCGCGACCGGTTCGCTGCTGCCGGGTCAGTTCGTGGACTGCACCGCCGACTACGAGGTGACCCAGGCCGACGTGGATGCGGGTGAGCTGACCAACAGCGCGACCGCGACCGGTGTCGCGCCGGGGTCGGCCGACCCGATCGAGTCGGAGCTGTCAGAGCTCGTGCTGCCGTTCACGGGTGAGCTCGCGCTGACCCTGACGAAGG
- a CDS encoding LuxR C-terminal-related transcriptional regulator: MAGWQLSRRRLVDRIEEGVRDGLVIVRGPAGCGKTLAVADWAAHADRAGVWVSLRDDTASRFALWEHVIRSVGGVRAADALAAIDGRSELHLHSALAELFEPEPQTIVLDDGQFIADSGVYDDIAWLVRSTRSSVVLLSRAVAPLESGGAAVRIGPMLIGADELAFTRDESAALLSARIRMPAELRDAVYEHLEGWPLATRAVELEFARRGPETSLEDAVGRVAETVMAEQPAMPASLADLTLLAFATRVVVAEWLTLDLAQALAPDADATTLLRELEREGLGSWSESSSGAVFRFQPFVRTALLTRSESHDPAEQRALRRAYARWADVAGHPVLAGRQAVALTDWAFLAHLSQRHFRRIMVLHRSEWSELMGAVPFDQLLRHPVLGAVLIQLLNADSGATDRMRGIATVLLTGLAPLREHGSTPDRIWRNASALAAERISGRYSAAATTAQRLATLVEALTPLEMDAVEGFLPILHVHLGTTRLYAGDLVGAVSHLDEALRLENDSQWAHLHARSLLALIAALRGELPLAARHADEVEALIRIPGWRGTYSAAGFHLARALIHIEAFDGTAARAELAQLERHYHTIEHWPLMTAVDALTSLVDGGAAAAAAALPARIRKRSRRSQTSAVMRDLLAATQADLLLAGGESGAAERALGHADHRDGVTVVLAAARTALARGDDARAISLTERLVGADGASPRTLASLLLVRAVARERSGRAGEALLALEQALDVLETHDLRVPLALVPRARLKSLAVSLPTGPSRRLRALLEETPALIPLASVSTSAARLTPREIAVLEQLTGDASVRQIADTLFVSPNTVKSQLRSLYRKLGVSTREEAVSVASASGLLRED; encoded by the coding sequence GTGGCCGGATGGCAGCTCTCTCGCCGGCGCCTCGTCGATCGCATCGAGGAGGGCGTCCGCGACGGGCTGGTGATCGTGCGCGGACCGGCGGGCTGCGGCAAGACGCTCGCCGTGGCGGATTGGGCCGCACACGCCGATCGCGCCGGCGTGTGGGTCTCCCTCCGCGACGACACCGCCTCTCGGTTCGCGCTGTGGGAGCACGTCATCCGATCCGTCGGCGGCGTTCGCGCGGCAGATGCGCTCGCGGCGATCGACGGGCGCAGTGAGCTCCATCTGCATTCGGCGCTCGCGGAGCTCTTCGAGCCGGAACCGCAGACGATCGTGCTCGACGACGGCCAGTTCATCGCCGATTCCGGCGTGTACGACGACATCGCCTGGCTCGTGCGGAGCACGCGGTCGTCCGTCGTGCTGCTCAGTCGCGCGGTCGCTCCGCTCGAATCCGGCGGAGCGGCCGTTCGAATCGGGCCCATGCTCATCGGCGCAGACGAACTGGCGTTCACCCGTGATGAAAGCGCAGCGCTCCTGTCTGCCCGGATCCGCATGCCGGCCGAGTTGCGGGACGCCGTGTACGAGCACCTCGAAGGATGGCCGCTCGCGACGCGTGCCGTCGAGCTGGAGTTCGCCAGGCGCGGCCCGGAGACATCCCTCGAGGATGCCGTCGGTCGTGTGGCAGAGACGGTCATGGCGGAACAGCCGGCCATGCCTGCCTCACTCGCCGACCTGACACTTCTGGCTTTCGCCACGCGCGTCGTCGTGGCGGAGTGGCTGACGCTCGATCTCGCCCAGGCGCTCGCTCCGGATGCCGACGCCACAACGCTGCTGCGGGAGCTGGAGCGCGAAGGTCTCGGATCGTGGAGCGAGAGCTCCTCGGGCGCGGTGTTCCGTTTCCAGCCGTTCGTGCGCACGGCACTCCTGACCCGATCCGAGTCGCACGACCCCGCCGAGCAACGGGCCCTGCGTCGCGCCTACGCCCGCTGGGCCGACGTCGCCGGCCATCCGGTGCTCGCCGGCCGCCAGGCGGTCGCTCTCACCGACTGGGCGTTCCTGGCGCACCTCTCCCAGCGCCATTTCCGGCGGATCATGGTGCTGCACCGCTCGGAGTGGTCCGAGCTCATGGGCGCCGTTCCGTTCGACCAACTGCTGCGACACCCGGTGCTCGGGGCGGTTCTCATCCAACTGCTGAATGCCGACAGCGGGGCGACCGACCGGATGCGCGGGATCGCAACCGTTCTGCTGACCGGTCTGGCACCCCTGCGCGAGCACGGTTCGACGCCGGACCGCATCTGGCGCAACGCCTCCGCCCTGGCAGCCGAGCGGATCTCCGGACGCTATTCCGCCGCCGCGACGACCGCGCAGCGGCTCGCCACCCTCGTCGAGGCGCTCACCCCGCTCGAGATGGACGCAGTCGAGGGTTTCCTTCCGATCCTGCACGTGCATCTCGGCACGACGCGACTCTACGCCGGCGACCTCGTGGGCGCCGTGTCGCACCTCGACGAGGCACTCCGTCTCGAGAACGACTCGCAGTGGGCGCATCTGCATGCGCGGAGCCTGCTGGCGCTCATCGCCGCTCTGCGCGGAGAGCTGCCGCTCGCAGCTCGACATGCGGACGAGGTTGAAGCGCTCATCCGGATCCCCGGGTGGCGGGGCACGTACTCCGCCGCGGGATTCCACCTCGCGCGCGCGCTCATCCACATCGAGGCTTTCGACGGTACGGCCGCCCGGGCGGAACTCGCCCAACTCGAACGCCACTACCACACGATCGAACATTGGCCGCTGATGACAGCGGTCGACGCCCTGACGTCCCTCGTCGACGGCGGTGCAGCGGCTGCTGCCGCGGCGCTTCCCGCCCGCATCCGGAAGCGGTCGCGGCGGTCTCAGACGAGCGCGGTGATGCGCGATCTGCTCGCCGCCACACAGGCGGATCTGCTGCTGGCGGGTGGCGAGTCCGGCGCAGCGGAACGGGCTCTCGGGCACGCCGACCACCGCGACGGCGTCACGGTGGTGCTGGCGGCCGCCCGAACCGCACTCGCGCGCGGCGACGATGCCCGCGCCATCAGCCTCACCGAGCGGCTCGTCGGAGCGGATGGCGCCAGTCCCCGAACGCTCGCGAGCCTGCTGCTCGTGCGCGCGGTCGCTCGCGAGCGGTCGGGACGTGCCGGCGAGGCACTCCTCGCCCTCGAGCAGGCGCTCGACGTGCTCGAGACCCACGACCTGCGGGTGCCGCTTGCGCTCGTGCCCCGCGCGCGCCTCAAGTCGCTCGCCGTCTCCCTGCCGACCGGCCCGAGCAGGCGGCTCCGCGCGCTGCTGGAGGAGACTCCTGCCCTGATCCCCCTCGCATCCGTGTCGACGTCGGCGGCTCGCCTGACGCCCCGTGAGATCGCGGTACTCGAGCAGCTCACCGGCGATGCGAGCGTTCGCCAGATCGCCGACACCCTCTTCGTCTCCCCCAACACCGTGAAATCCCAGCTCCGCAGCCTCTACCGCAAGCTCGGAGTGTCCACCCGGGAGGAGGCCGTCTCCGTCGCCTCCGCTTCCGGACTCCTCCGCGAGGACTGA
- the tuf gene encoding elongation factor Tu, producing the protein MAKAKFERTKPHVNIGTIGHVDHGKTTLTAAISKVLADKYPSATNVQRDFASIDSAPEERQRGITINISHVEYETPKRHYAHVDAPGHADYIKNMITGAAQMDGAILVVAATDGPMAQTREHVLLAKQVGVPYLLVALNKSDMVDDEEILELVELEVRELLSSQDFDGDNAPVVRVSGLKALEGDEKWTQSIVELMEAVDESIPDPVRDKDKPFLMPIEDVFTITGRGTVVTGRAERGTLAINSDVEIVGIRPTQKTTVTGIEMFHKQLDEAWAGENCGLLLRGTKREDVERGQVVVKPGSVTPHTQFEGTAYILSKDEGGRHNPFYANYRPQFYFRTTDVTGVITLPEGTEMVMPGDTTDMTVELIQPIAMEEGLGFAIREGGRTVGAGKVTKIVK; encoded by the coding sequence GTGGCTAAGGCCAAGTTCGAGCGGACCAAGCCGCACGTCAACATCGGAACGATCGGTCACGTCGACCACGGCAAGACCACGCTCACCGCGGCGATCTCGAAGGTGCTCGCCGACAAGTACCCGTCGGCCACGAACGTGCAGCGCGACTTCGCGTCGATCGACTCGGCTCCCGAGGAGCGCCAGCGCGGCATCACGATCAACATCTCGCACGTCGAGTACGAGACGCCGAAGCGCCACTACGCGCACGTCGACGCCCCGGGTCACGCCGACTACATCAAGAACATGATCACCGGTGCCGCTCAGATGGACGGCGCGATCCTCGTGGTCGCGGCGACCGACGGCCCGATGGCTCAGACGCGTGAGCACGTGCTGCTCGCCAAGCAGGTCGGCGTGCCCTACCTGCTCGTCGCGCTCAACAAGTCGGACATGGTCGACGACGAGGAGATCCTGGAGCTCGTCGAGCTCGAGGTTCGCGAGCTGCTCTCGAGCCAGGACTTCGACGGCGACAACGCTCCCGTCGTGCGCGTCTCGGGCCTCAAGGCCCTCGAGGGTGACGAGAAGTGGACCCAGTCCATCGTCGAGCTCATGGAGGCCGTCGACGAGTCGATCCCGGACCCGGTGCGCGACAAGGACAAGCCGTTCCTGATGCCGATCGAGGACGTCTTCACGATCACCGGTCGTGGAACCGTCGTCACGGGCCGCGCCGAGCGTGGCACGCTGGCCATCAACTCGGACGTCGAGATCGTCGGCATCCGCCCGACCCAGAAGACCACCGTCACGGGTATCGAGATGTTCCACAAGCAGCTCGACGAGGCCTGGGCCGGCGAGAACTGTGGTCTGCTCCTCCGCGGCACCAAGCGCGAGGACGTGGAGCGCGGTCAGGTCGTCGTCAAGCCGGGTTCGGTCACGCCGCACACCCAGTTCGAGGGCACCGCGTACATCCTGTCCAAGGATGAGGGTGGGCGTCACAACCCGTTCTACGCGAACTACCGTCCGCAGTTCTACTTCCGCACCACCGACGTCACCGGCGTCATCACGCTGCCCGAGGGCACCGAGATGGTCATGCCCGGCGACACCACCGACATGACGGTCGAGCTCATCCAGCCGATCGCCATGGAGGAGGGCCTCGGCTTCGCCATCCGTGAGGGTGGCCGCACCGTGGGTGCCGGCAAGGTCACGAAGATCGTCAAGTAA
- a CDS encoding MFS transporter, with protein MTEPTPGRAVMPRLAMVMTSLYVAIGGVVAVLLPAQIERIDPQGKVAALSAATSIAFAVTLFSQPLLGAASDRARRRLGSRAGWMLASALVGSVAVALMGWTGTIVAVCVVWAAAQFALNGVDITASAAVVDEFPRGRRGRPSGALAASVAVGTAIGAVIAGSLASRVELGFALVAAIALVGAVAFVGVRRPARSAPRRGTLRRPVESVDSDSRGGREAGGRGVRRSPGGDFAWALGARFAFTFGQQAVSTYLLYILDDHVRVPEGEAPLYVGALTATGLVGLIVTAAISGWWSDRSGRRRVLLVVSSVIFAAALLLPIVAPVLPVMFAYAFLQGVALGMHLAVAGALISEVLPGGDRRPGRDLGLANTAINGAQALAPLAAGGIVVVSGGYQALFASAILAALLSAALAWRVRSIG; from the coding sequence ATGACGGAGCCGACACCCGGCAGGGCCGTCATGCCGCGGCTCGCGATGGTGATGACCTCGCTCTATGTGGCGATCGGCGGGGTTGTGGCGGTGCTGTTGCCTGCCCAGATCGAACGCATCGACCCGCAGGGGAAGGTCGCCGCGCTCAGCGCCGCCACCTCCATCGCCTTCGCCGTGACCCTGTTCTCGCAGCCTCTGCTCGGGGCGGCAAGCGACCGTGCCCGCCGTCGGCTCGGCAGTCGCGCGGGGTGGATGCTCGCAAGCGCGCTCGTGGGGTCGGTAGCCGTCGCCCTCATGGGATGGACGGGCACGATCGTCGCCGTGTGCGTGGTGTGGGCCGCGGCGCAGTTCGCACTCAATGGTGTCGACATCACAGCTTCCGCTGCGGTCGTCGACGAGTTCCCGCGCGGTCGCCGCGGCCGGCCGAGCGGTGCGCTCGCGGCAAGCGTCGCGGTCGGCACGGCGATCGGAGCCGTCATCGCGGGATCGCTCGCGAGCAGGGTCGAGCTCGGTTTCGCGCTGGTCGCCGCGATCGCGCTCGTCGGTGCCGTGGCCTTCGTTGGCGTGCGGAGACCGGCTCGATCGGCGCCACGACGGGGTACCCTCCGGCGTCCCGTCGAGTCGGTCGACAGCGACTCTCGAGGTGGCCGCGAGGCTGGTGGCCGCGGCGTGCGTCGATCGCCGGGCGGCGACTTCGCGTGGGCCCTCGGGGCCCGTTTCGCGTTCACCTTCGGACAACAGGCAGTGAGCACCTATCTGCTCTACATCCTCGACGACCATGTGCGGGTGCCGGAGGGGGAGGCGCCGCTGTACGTCGGCGCGCTCACGGCCACCGGCCTCGTCGGGCTCATCGTCACAGCCGCGATCTCCGGATGGTGGAGTGACCGAAGCGGGCGGCGCCGGGTGCTGCTCGTCGTCAGCAGCGTGATCTTCGCCGCGGCCCTCCTGCTGCCGATCGTCGCTCCGGTGCTGCCCGTCATGTTCGCGTATGCGTTCCTGCAGGGTGTTGCACTCGGAATGCACCTGGCTGTCGCCGGTGCCTTGATCAGCGAAGTGCTTCCCGGCGGCGACCGTCGACCCGGGCGCGACCTGGGGCTGGCCAACACCGCCATCAACGGCGCACAAGCGCTCGCGCCGCTCGCGGCGGGTGGAATCGTCGTGGTGAGCGGCGGATATCAGGCGCTGTTCGCATCCGCGATCCTCGCCGCACTCCTGTCTGCGGCGCTCGCTTGGCGCGTGCGGTCGATCGGGTGA